The genomic region AATTTCCGAATCCGCACCAACCCTGTCTGGCACATGCATACGTCCCGAATACTGGTGTTAGAAAGAAGAAGAACCACCATATATAATTAAGTGTAAACATTCCATAAAAGTCCAGTAAAGGTATCTGTAAAGTTCCTATCGAAGGATTCTTTGCGATTCCTAGATATATTAGAAAAACATAAGTGAATACTATTACCATTATGCTCAAACTTATCCATCTAATGTATTCCCAAATTTTACTAGATTTTTTTGGTTTAAATTGATCATAATATATGTTAGTCCACATATGTGCTGACATGCATACTAGGTTACAGTAAGCTCTCCTTCCAAAAAGCGTTGATGCCAGGGCTATAGCTACTAAAGATAATGTTAAAGATAGTAATGTAGGAGCAAATTCTGGATTAATATGAGAAAGCATTCCACTCATTCCAAAGATATACGTTGGAGTGTAATAAGGAAGTAACCATACAAATAATGGGATTCCTACGAGTATGGCTACTGCCCAACTTTTAACATTAGAATTCTTAGCTGTTTTAAATCTCTCATATACTAAATAGCTCATTTCTGCACCCATCATAACCACATAGAATGGCATCATAGTGGTCATCATTATTAGCATATATGATGCCCAGAATCCTGCAAATAGAATATTATGAGTGGTCATCATTGCTTGCTTATAAGCCATGGAAGTCATGCTCCAAGGATCTGTAGGAAATATCCACCACCATGGATTGGAAGTAGGACTCCACATTAACATATGCATATGATCTATTGGTTTACTATCATGCATGCTCATCATACTAGGCATCCACAAGTTGTTGGTTATTCTGAATCCTAGTACACTTTCTCCAAATCCCATAGTTAATTCGGCAAAATTAATAAATATTACAAATACTAGAGTATATTTTAAACTTAGTTTTATTTTCACATCTTTAAATCTATAAAGTACTAAAGTAAAGTACCATACCATGGAAGCAATCATTGTTAAAGAAA from Acidianus ambivalens harbors:
- a CDS encoding 4Fe-4S binding protein produces the protein MNYLQLAILVYIIGMMAADFIILYYLLRRPIVNKKAIFFVSSVLLYMSVEAVDIGYILFSHGSIIIEPASLIIASIPIILSTMMKNSVTRWREDKSSALTLALTIVADEIAMGYAYSEAFGPHINPLIDSVSNIAFGVMMLADSIFFLALSPRKIEELALFTFAASMAFMPNIFFTLSAYTELVGSLIASIIMIVNIITLYLIESRKLTFNAQLLSISLGFFDFVMMLSLSIYATSKDLYTISLTMIASMVWYFTLVLYRFKDVKIKLSLKYTLVFVIFINFAELTMGFGESVLGFRITNNLWMPSMMSMHDSKPIDHMHMLMWSPTSNPWWWIFPTDPWSMTSMAYKQAMMTTHNILFAGFWASYMLIMMTTMMPFYVVMMGAEMSYLVYERFKTAKNSNVKSWAVAILVGIPLFVWLLPYYTPTYIFGMSGMLSHINPEFAPTLLSLTLSLVAIALASTLFGRRAYCNLVCMSAHMWTNIYYDQFKPKKSSKIWEYIRWISLSIMVIVFTYVFLIYLGIAKNPSIGTLQIPLLDFYGMFTLNYIWWFFFFLTPVFGTYACARQGWCGFGNFAGLFNKILFKIKADSVDTCKSCKTVQCESACPVKIPIRTDVLSKGYTNRISCVGCGDCVEACPYNNLEIIDIRNAFRSAKARTS